From one Rhopalosiphum padi isolate XX-2018 chromosome 2, ASM2088224v1, whole genome shotgun sequence genomic stretch:
- the LOC132922797 gene encoding UDP-galactose transporter senju, whose product MTWKSSNWTSLFPTKTSFVVFVLYIALSMNHGLLVKLSQEKGIYNYNIVSVIILTEVTKLVISLFLFCKDNPLRNIIDQTRDNYTVLFLYMVPAFLYCLYNNLAFVNLSIFDPTTYFILLQLRVILTGIVYQCLFKKDLSKIQWLSLVLLTVGCIIKELKMEGNIQQQPYSIFISILLMSTQILCSCLAGVYNEYLLKKGQGVNVNIYVQNIYMYTDSILCNLLLWIIFKHNDNKSNTPETDIFKNYMVMIIVLNSAMYGVVTSLLLHSLNSIIKVFATAIELVLIAVLSWVLLGYPITMQTVAAVCIVSCSVVVYAKHPITKSTPPTTNYNKNMINI is encoded by the exons ATGACGTGGAAATCCAGCAATTGGACTAGTTTATTTCCTACTAAAACATCGTTTGTTGTATTTGTCTTGTACATTGCACTTTCGATGAATCAcg GATTGTTAGTAAAATTATCACAAGAAAAAggcatttataactataatattgtctcagtaattattttaaccGAAGTTACAAAACTAGTTATatccttatttttattttgcaaaga TAACCCCTTAAGAAACATTATTGATCAGACTAGAGATAACTATACAG TACTCTTTCTCTATATGGTGCCAGCATTTCTCTActgcctatataataatttggctTTCGTGAACCTATCAATATTTGACccaactacatattttattcttcttCAACTAAGAGTTATACTCACTGGTATTGTATATCAGTGTTTGTTTAAAAAAGATCTCAGCAAAATTCAATGGTTGTCTTTAGTTCTTTTGACTGTTGGATGTATCATAAAAGAGTTAAAAATGGAGGGCAATATCCAACAACAGccttatagtatttttataagtatattgttgATGTCGACTCAAATACTTTGCTCGTGTTTAGCTGGTGTCTACaatgaatatttacttaaaaaaggtcaaggtgtaaatgtgaatatttatgtacaaaatatatatatgtacacagaTTCAATACTTTGTAATTTACTATTGtggataatatttaaacataatgatAACAAAAGCAATACTCCAGaaacagacatttttaaaaattatatg GTcatgattattgtattaaatagtgCCATGTATGGTGTTGTAACTAGTTTACTGTTACACAGCTTAAATTCAATCATAAAAGTTTTTGCCACAGCAATTGAACTAGTTCTTATTGCTGTATTGTCATGGGTACTTCTAGGATATCCAATTACTATGCAGACTGTGGCAGCTGTTTGTATTGTTTCGTGTTCTGTGGTTGTTTATGCCAAACATCCTATAACTAAAAGTACACCACCaactactaattataataaaaatatgattaatatttaa
- the LOC132922795 gene encoding lariat debranching enzyme: MKIAIEGCAHGELQQIYNTIEFIEKRDNIKVDLLICCGDFQATRNNEDLLAMAVPPKYRLMCTFHKYYTGELVAPILTIFIGGNHEASNHLQELSYGGWAAPNIYYMGLAGVINVGGIRIGGLSGIYKSTDYMRGRYEKQPYTEQTKRSIYHIRQLEVFRLKQLKQPIDIMLSHDWPQGIENYGNLKQLLKYKPFFETDIKEGKLGSKPTRELLDELKPKYWFSAHLHCKFAAIVNHTSDDNEEMEKRFTKFLSLDKCLPKKRFLQILDVPHDNSKSIDLMYDLEWLSILHLTNHLLNTNSNMYYLPGPTASERYDFTPTEEEKTAVLNMFSHNLRIPNNFIILENYKSKTNPQTTNFCEKLCIDDPLALLLGQWSRSNLTENEHEMDSTFSSFLNSTVCSNNEDEIENKSSEKLSMSPFILPEPKNDSTYSNINENSFFNNCSNITTPNKSIEKSDEDIQQSQDADVNIEVNNITTKTKCLKRRNYQQTYDNDCE; this comes from the exons atgaaaattgccATTGAAGGCTGTGCTCATGGTGAGCTTCAGCAAATCTATAATACAatagaatttattgaaaaacgtGACAACATAAAAGTAGATTTGCTAATATGCTGTGGAGATTTTCAAGCAACACGAAATAATGAAGATCTTTTAGCAATGGCAGTTCCACCAAAATATAGATTAATGTGCACTTTTCACAA atactaTACCGGAGAATTAGTAGCAccaattttaactatatttattggTGGAAACCATGAGGCTTCCAATCATTTGCAAGAACTCAGTTATGGTGGTTGGGCAGCAcccaatatatactatatgggTTTAGCTGGTGTAATTAATGTTGGCGGTATTCGTATTGGAGGATTATCTGGTATTTATAAATCAACTGATTACATGCGAGGTAGGTATGAAAAACAACCATATACTGAACAAACAAAAAGAAGTATATATCATATTCGACAATTGGAAGTATTTCGATTAaaacaa CTGAAACAACCAATTGACATAATGTTATCTCATGATTGGCCTCAAGGAATAGAAAATTATggcaatttaaaacaattacttaAATACAAACCTTTTTTTGA aacaGATATCAAAGAAGGCAAATTGGGTAGTAAACCTACAAGAGAATTATTGGAtgaattaaaaccaaaatactGGTTTTCTGCTCATCTTCATTGTAAATTTGCTGCCATAGTAAACCATACATCAGATGATaat gAAGAAATGGAGAAAAGATTTACTAAATTCTTGTCACTTGACAAGTGCTTGccaaaaaaaagatttttacagaTTTTAGATGTTCCTCATGATAATTCTAAATCAATTGATTTAATGTATGACCTTGAATGGCTTTCAATTTTGCATCTTACGAATCATTTGTTAAACACCaatagtaatatgtattatttaccaGGACCTACTGCTTCAGAaag gtatgaTTTTACACCAACTGAAGAAGAAAAGACAGCTGTCCTTAACATGTTCTCTCATAACTTGAGAATcccaaacaattttattattcttgaaaattataaatcgaAGACAAATCCTCAGACTACTAATTTTTGTGAGAAATTATGTATTGACGACCCTCTTGCTTTGTTGTTAGGACAATGGTCTCGTTCTAATTTAACTGAAAACGAACATGAAATGGATTCtacattttcatcatttttaaacTCTACTGTGTGTTCAAATAATGAAGACGAAATAGAAAATAAGTcttcagaaaaattatcaatGTCTCCATTTATACTACCTGAACCAAAAAATGATAGtacatattcaaatattaatgaaaattcattttttaataattgctcCAACATCACAACACCAAATAAATCTATAGAAAAATCTGATGAAGACATTCAACAATCACAAG ATGCCGATGTAaatattgaagtaaataatataaccactaaaacaaaatgtttaaaaagaagGAATTATCAACAAACTTATGACAATGACTGtgaatag